A window of Psychroflexus sp. ALD_RP9 contains these coding sequences:
- a CDS encoding type I restriction-modification system subunit M has translation MPNTIKTQDINSTVWNACDTFRGVIDPSQYKDYILVMLFLKYVSDVYSHKYKTYLDKYDNNKARAERAMAHERFNVPKNSHFDHLYENRNESNLGELIDIALADLEDANREKLTSQDGAGIFRNISFNSNNLGDKKQKNSRLKNLLQDFNDLDLNPAHLEAKDIIGDAYEYLIANFASDAGKKAGEFYTPSEVSTLLAKLTKYKSGARIYDPTCGSASLLIKAAKEVGSNDFSLYGQEANGSTWALAVMNMFLHGFDNASIRWGDTLRNPKHTEGDQLMKFDTVVANPPFSLDKWGSDDLKDDQYNRFYRGLPPKSKGDWAFILHMIESAYEDTGKVGVIVPHGVLFRGSAEGRIRKQVIEDNLLDAVVGLPANLFFGTGIPAAILIFNKGRDQKTDTLFIDASQEFESSKNQNKLKNEHIENIVATYQQFTNNELATGVDKEKFSYVATFKELEENEFNLNIPRYVDTFEEEEPVDMPAVKTEINKLQTELASVQEKMNMYLEKLDL, from the coding sequence ATGCCTAATACCATCAAAACCCAAGACATCAATTCTACCGTTTGGAATGCCTGTGATACCTTTCGTGGGGTAATTGATCCATCACAATACAAAGACTATATTTTAGTCATGTTGTTTCTTAAATATGTTTCTGATGTATATTCACACAAATACAAAACCTACTTAGATAAATACGACAATAATAAAGCAAGAGCAGAACGTGCCATGGCGCATGAACGTTTTAATGTGCCCAAAAATTCACATTTTGACCATTTATACGAAAACCGAAACGAAAGTAATCTTGGTGAATTAATCGATATTGCTTTAGCTGATCTAGAAGATGCCAATCGAGAAAAACTGACTTCGCAAGATGGTGCTGGAATTTTTAGAAATATAAGTTTTAATAGCAACAATCTGGGAGACAAAAAACAGAAAAACAGCCGACTTAAAAACTTATTGCAAGATTTTAATGACTTAGATTTAAACCCTGCTCATCTTGAAGCAAAGGACATTATTGGTGATGCTTACGAATATTTAATTGCCAATTTTGCTAGTGATGCAGGTAAAAAAGCTGGCGAGTTTTACACACCATCTGAAGTTTCAACTTTATTAGCCAAATTAACCAAGTATAAATCAGGTGCGCGTATTTATGACCCAACTTGTGGCTCAGCTTCTCTATTAATAAAAGCTGCTAAAGAAGTTGGCTCGAATGATTTTTCCCTTTATGGACAAGAAGCCAACGGAAGCACTTGGGCATTGGCAGTAATGAATATGTTTTTACATGGTTTTGATAATGCGTCTATACGTTGGGGCGATACTTTACGCAATCCCAAACATACCGAAGGCGACCAGCTCATGAAGTTTGATACTGTGGTTGCTAACCCACCATTTTCATTAGATAAATGGGGCTCAGACGATTTAAAAGACGACCAATATAATCGTTTTTACCGTGGTTTACCACCCAAAAGCAAAGGCGATTGGGCGTTTATTTTGCACATGATAGAAAGTGCTTACGAAGACACAGGAAAAGTTGGCGTAATTGTACCGCATGGCGTTTTGTTTCGGGGAAGTGCCGAAGGCAGAATTCGAAAACAAGTGATTGAAGACAATTTATTAGATGCCGTTGTTGGTTTACCTGCTAATTTGTTTTTTGGAACAGGTATTCCTGCTGCTATTTTAATTTTTAATAAAGGAAGAGACCAAAAAACCGATACGCTATTTATAGATGCGAGCCAAGAGTTTGAAAGCAGCAAAAACCAAAACAAACTCAAAAATGAACATATCGAAAACATTGTTGCTACCTACCAACAATTTACCAACAACGAATTAGCAACAGGCGTTGATAAAGAAAAATTTAGCTATGTAGCCACTTTTAAAGAGTTAGAAGAAAATGAATTTAATCTCAACATTCCAAGATATGTAGATACCTTTGAAGAAGAAGAGCCTGTAGATATGCCAGCGGTAAAAACTGAAATTAATAAGCTTCAAACCGAACTAGCAAGTGTTCAGGAGAAAATGAATATGTACTTAGAAAAACTAGATTTATAA
- a CDS encoding heavy metal-binding domain-containing protein encodes MIVTTTQTVEGQPVKEYIDLVTGETIIGANVFKDFFASITDLVGGRSSSYEKVLREAKETAVQEMKQKAASLGANAVLGVDLDYETLGSGNGMLMVTASGTAVKI; translated from the coding sequence ATGATAGTAACAACAACTCAAACCGTAGAAGGTCAACCAGTAAAGGAATATATTGATTTAGTAACTGGCGAAACTATTATTGGAGCTAATGTTTTTAAAGACTTTTTTGCTAGTATTACCGATTTAGTTGGTGGTAGATCATCTTCTTATGAAAAGGTATTACGTGAAGCTAAAGAAACAGCTGTTCAAGAAATGAAGCAGAAAGCGGCTAGTCTTGGAGCAAATGCTGTTTTAGGGGTTGATTTAGATTATGAAACTTTAGGTAGTGGCAATGGCATGCTTATGGTAACAGCTTCAGGAACTGCTGTCAAAATTTAA
- the cysQ gene encoding 3'(2'),5'-bisphosphate nucleotidase CysQ: protein MNKLHHLAITAAIDAGEEIMKIYATDFEVAYKSDDSPLTIADQESNRVIMSYLSKTEIPIISEENKAIDYKTRQNWNSCWIVDPIDGTKEFVKKNGEFTVNIALVENQKPIFGVIYVPATRELYVGDAEQQKSIKVEIPKSNFNLDVVLSKAEVLKPKTGASTIQVVGSRSHMNDDTKQFINTLEEKYQKPVEIVSKGSSLKFCLVAEGKADVYPRYAPTMEWDTAAGQAICSGVGLKVISLDTNEEMLYNRENLLNGYFHVTTLS from the coding sequence ATGAATAAACTACACCACTTGGCAATAACAGCAGCTATAGACGCTGGAGAAGAAATCATGAAGATTTACGCCACTGATTTTGAGGTTGCCTACAAGTCAGATGATTCACCTTTAACAATCGCCGATCAAGAATCAAATCGGGTAATTATGTCTTACCTTTCTAAAACTGAGATACCAATTATTAGTGAAGAGAATAAAGCCATTGATTACAAAACACGCCAGAATTGGAACTCTTGCTGGATTGTTGACCCTATTGATGGTACTAAAGAATTTGTTAAGAAAAACGGTGAATTTACCGTAAATATCGCTTTAGTAGAAAATCAAAAACCAATTTTTGGTGTTATTTATGTGCCTGCAACACGTGAATTATATGTTGGTGATGCTGAACAACAAAAATCAATTAAGGTAGAAATCCCAAAAAGCAACTTCAATTTAGATGTAGTTTTAAGCAAAGCTGAAGTTTTAAAACCAAAAACTGGAGCTTCGACTATTCAAGTTGTAGGAAGTCGTTCTCACATGAATGATGATACAAAACAATTTATCAATACTTTAGAAGAAAAGTATCAAAAACCAGTTGAAATTGTTTCAAAAGGGAGCTCTTTAAAATTCTGTCTTGTTGCAGAAGGTAAAGCCGATGTATATCCGCGCTATGCTCCTACAATGGAATGGGATACAGCAGCTGGGCAAGCTATTTGTAGTGGCGTTGGCCTAAAGGTGATAAGCCTTGATACCAACGAAGAAATGCTGTATAACCGCGAAAATTTGCTAAATGGCTATTTTCATGTAACCACACTATCATGA
- a CDS encoding GreA/GreB family elongation factor — protein sequence MSRGFVKESDQEEPIIIPPRASLPEGQTNYVTPEGKRLLEKEKQQLELQLANIDIKDDTERRREVAKIDGLLHLLFERLNSAHVINLEQQPKDFVRFGAQVKFKMNGKTLKFQIVGVDEASVKDQKIAFTSPLAKALTSKKEGDCFTFNIGEKSRPVEVLEISYDI from the coding sequence ATGAGTAGAGGATTTGTTAAAGAAAGTGACCAAGAAGAGCCAATTATAATACCACCAAGAGCATCATTACCTGAAGGACAAACCAATTATGTTACTCCTGAAGGTAAGCGTTTATTAGAAAAGGAAAAACAACAATTAGAATTGCAGCTTGCCAATATAGATATAAAAGATGATACCGAACGCCGACGAGAAGTGGCAAAAATAGATGGCCTATTACATTTACTTTTTGAACGGTTGAATTCGGCACATGTAATTAATCTTGAACAACAACCGAAAGACTTTGTTCGCTTTGGTGCTCAAGTTAAATTTAAAATGAATGGTAAAACTTTAAAATTTCAAATTGTTGGTGTAGATGAAGCTAGTGTTAAAGATCAGAAAATAGCTTTTACTTCTCCATTAGCTAAAGCGCTGACTTCAAAAAAAGAAGGAGACTGTTTTACATTTAATATAGGTGAAAAGTCACGACCTGTTGAAGTGTTAGAGATAAGTTATGATATTTAA
- a CDS encoding CNNM domain-containing protein, with product MTLLLVYLSVVLVISFLCSVMESVLLSTPLSFLKSQFENGNKSAQLMLKQKEDIDQPLSAILSLNTIAHTVGAAGVGAQATIVFGDAYFGLVSAILTILILVVTEIIPKTIGANYSKELVSISAKIINLMVFITFPFVLASSFLTRLLARDKNELTTSREEVSALTTIGKEEGIFNDNENTIIQNLIRLKDIKVSKIMTPRVVVVTASEDMTLKDFMKNKEFFHFSRIPIYKDQKDHITGYILRSKVFEKLAEDQFNLKLKDLKREILTFPKNLTLFKAWDQMLSKREHLSLIIDEYGGMDGITTLEDIIESLLGFEIVDEKDKTHDMQEYALSKWKDRQAKIKQQKQNKA from the coding sequence ATGACATTATTACTAGTTTACCTTTCTGTAGTTTTAGTGATTTCTTTTTTATGTTCCGTAATGGAATCAGTTTTATTATCTACACCGCTATCATTCTTAAAATCTCAGTTTGAGAATGGTAACAAAAGTGCTCAATTAATGCTGAAGCAAAAAGAAGATATAGACCAACCTTTATCTGCCATTTTATCTCTTAACACAATAGCGCATACAGTTGGAGCTGCTGGTGTTGGTGCACAAGCTACCATAGTATTTGGAGATGCTTATTTTGGTTTAGTTTCTGCTATTCTTACCATTTTGATATTAGTGGTTACTGAAATTATACCTAAAACTATCGGTGCCAATTATAGTAAAGAACTAGTTAGTATTTCTGCTAAAATCATCAACTTAATGGTCTTTATCACCTTTCCATTTGTCTTAGCATCTTCGTTTTTGACACGTTTGCTTGCTCGTGATAAAAACGAATTAACAACTAGTAGAGAAGAAGTCTCAGCCTTAACAACAATAGGGAAGGAAGAGGGCATTTTTAATGACAATGAAAATACCATTATTCAAAACTTGATACGATTAAAAGATATTAAAGTGTCAAAAATTATGACACCGCGCGTTGTTGTAGTTACGGCTAGCGAAGATATGACATTGAAAGACTTTATGAAAAATAAAGAGTTTTTTCATTTCTCTAGAATCCCAATATACAAAGATCAAAAAGACCATATAACAGGCTATATTTTACGCTCAAAAGTATTTGAAAAACTTGCTGAAGATCAATTTAACCTAAAGTTGAAAGACTTAAAACGTGAAATTCTTACATTTCCAAAGAACCTTACACTTTTTAAAGCCTGGGACCAAATGTTATCTAAGCGAGAGCACTTATCACTAATAATAGATGAATATGGCGGTATGGATGGTATTACTACACTTGAGGATATTATAGAATCACTTTTAGGTTTTGAAATTGTTGATGAAAAAGATAAAACTCATGACATGCAAGAATATGCTTTAAGTAAATGGAAAGACCGTCAAGCTAAGATTAAACAACAAAAACAAAACAAAGCTTAA
- a CDS encoding restriction endonuclease subunit S, whose product MPSQTKDKTTTTPPKPDFKHTELGWIPKDWEVKKLGEILINSFSGGTPNTKNPEYYNGNLPFIKSGELNQINIVKTKVMISDLGLKNSSAKIITPMTLLLAMYGATAGVCAISRIEGAINQAVLALSPNEENDNKFLFFNLRVNMPSLVHRLTQGGQPNFSAGTIKKIKLKLPPLPEQQAIADCLSTWDEAIEKQGQLIKAKQEQHKGLRQLLLTGKKRLTNPETGKVFDDEWVEIRIGEISTSFSGGTPSSNVKEYWNGNIHWIKSGELNQGQINNTSGFVAELGIKNSSAKIVNLNTLLVAMYGATAGVCAITKIKGAINQAVLAIIPNKMTNNSFLFYKLKMIMPSMVHRLTQGGQPNLSGGIIKNIKIETPNLKEQTAIAEVLETSSNEIELLQEQRHQLQLQKKGLMQVLLSGEKRLVS is encoded by the coding sequence ATGCCCAGCCAAACAAAAGACAAGACCACCACAACGCCACCAAAACCTGACTTTAAACACACCGAATTAGGTTGGATTCCTAAGGATTGGGAAGTGAAAAAGTTAGGGGAAATATTAATAAACTCATTTTCTGGTGGCACTCCTAATACCAAAAACCCTGAATATTATAATGGTAATTTACCTTTTATAAAGTCTGGAGAATTAAATCAAATCAACATAGTAAAAACAAAAGTTATGATTAGCGATTTGGGACTAAAAAACTCATCCGCAAAAATTATAACACCCATGACTTTATTGTTAGCAATGTATGGAGCTACAGCTGGAGTATGCGCTATATCAAGAATTGAAGGAGCAATAAATCAGGCAGTATTAGCATTATCTCCAAATGAAGAAAATGACAATAAATTTTTGTTCTTTAATTTAAGAGTAAATATGCCATCACTAGTTCATCGGCTAACCCAAGGCGGACAACCAAATTTTAGTGCAGGAACTATAAAAAAAATAAAACTAAAACTCCCACCACTACCCGAGCAACAAGCCATAGCCGATTGTTTAAGCACTTGGGATGAAGCCATAGAGAAGCAAGGCCAACTCATTAAAGCCAAGCAAGAACAACATAAAGGTTTGCGCCAACTCTTACTCACCGGCAAAAAACGCCTCACCAATCCTGAAACTGGGAAAGTGTTTGATGATGAATGGGTGGAGATACGAATTGGGGAAATATCGACATCATTTTCTGGTGGAACACCATCTAGTAATGTAAAAGAATATTGGAATGGTAATATACATTGGATTAAATCAGGTGAACTAAATCAAGGTCAGATAAATAATACAAGTGGTTTTGTAGCTGAGTTGGGTATAAAAAACTCTTCTGCAAAAATAGTAAACCTAAATACTCTTTTAGTTGCTATGTATGGAGCGACAGCTGGAGTTTGTGCTATTACAAAAATAAAAGGAGCAATAAATCAAGCTGTACTTGCGATTATTCCTAATAAAATGACAAACAATTCATTTTTATTTTACAAACTTAAAATGATAATGCCGTCGATGGTTCATCGCCTTACACAAGGTGGTCAACCAAATTTGAGTGGTGGAATTATAAAAAACATAAAAATAGAAACACCAAACTTAAAAGAACAGACTGCTATTGCCGAAGTTTTAGAAACTTCGAGCAACGAGATAGAATTATTACAAGAACAACGCCACCAACTCCAATTGCAAAAAAAAGGTTTAATGCAGGTGTTGCTGAGTGGGGAGAAGCGATTGGTGAGTTAA
- a CDS encoding DUF547 domain-containing protein — protein sequence MKSVLLISVFLVTLAIQSQDIHKHKPWNDLLQAFVNDDGLVNYAAFKSKEAELDQYLSRLNKQYQPTQFTEAQKKAYLINAYNAYTVKLILKHYPVKSIKAIGGFLESPFKLKFVKLGGKTYNLDQIEKEMLLEMGDARVHFAINCASFSCPALSNKAYIADQLNLQLELASRKFINSDKNSIKQNQLKLSKIFKWYSSDFEAYSGSVKQFIQNYYTGRISSDIDIEYMDYSWKLNKQ from the coding sequence ATGAAAAGTGTTTTACTCATTTCAGTTTTTTTAGTAACACTAGCGATACAAAGTCAAGACATTCACAAACATAAGCCTTGGAATGATTTACTTCAAGCCTTTGTAAATGATGATGGCTTAGTTAATTATGCCGCGTTTAAGTCAAAAGAAGCTGAGCTTGATCAGTACCTTTCACGACTTAACAAGCAATATCAACCAACGCAATTTACAGAAGCCCAAAAAAAAGCTTACCTTATAAATGCTTATAATGCCTATACAGTAAAACTAATTTTAAAACATTATCCAGTAAAAAGCATTAAAGCAATCGGTGGGTTTTTAGAAAGTCCGTTTAAACTGAAGTTTGTAAAACTTGGAGGAAAAACTTATAATTTAGATCAAATTGAAAAAGAAATGCTTTTAGAAATGGGCGATGCACGTGTACATTTTGCTATTAATTGTGCTTCATTTTCTTGTCCTGCATTAAGTAATAAAGCCTATATTGCTGATCAATTAAACCTTCAATTAGAGCTTGCTAGCCGAAAATTTATCAATTCTGATAAAAATAGCATCAAACAAAACCAACTGAAACTTTCGAAAATTTTCAAATGGTATTCATCTGATTTTGAAGCTTATTCTGGTTCGGTTAAACAGTTTATACAAAACTATTATACTGGCCGAATATCATCTGATATTGACATTGAATATATGGACTATTCTTGGAAATTAAACAAACAATAA
- a CDS encoding TIGR04283 family arsenosugar biosynthesis glycosyltransferase: MLSLIIPVYNEAKILKKTIEFIKQQLYFSSTEILVVDGQSSDNTWTIIQKLEGIKSIKSEKGRAKQMNTGAKAASQDLLFFLHIDSQPPLHFDKQIINTINNNTQAGSFRLKFNDRHWWLSFICWFTQFNFTVCRGGDQGLFITKNAFEKIGGFNEDYIVFEDHEIVKQLKKHRFTFKVMPDYMITSSRLFRQYGIFRLQVIFAKLYIKRYILKQPPNQLYKSYQKAIQKNWTKN; encoded by the coding sequence ATGTTAAGTCTTATCATACCGGTTTACAATGAAGCAAAAATTTTAAAAAAGACTATTGAATTTATTAAACAACAGCTTTACTTTTCTTCTACCGAAATTCTAGTAGTTGATGGCCAAAGCAGTGATAACACTTGGACTATTATTCAAAAGCTTGAAGGCATAAAGTCAATTAAAAGTGAAAAAGGTAGAGCTAAACAAATGAATACTGGTGCTAAAGCAGCATCACAAGACTTACTTTTTTTCTTACATATTGATTCTCAACCGCCTTTGCATTTTGATAAGCAAATTATAAACACCATAAATAACAATACACAAGCCGGTAGTTTTCGGTTGAAATTTAACGATCGGCATTGGTGGTTAAGTTTTATTTGTTGGTTCACTCAATTCAACTTTACTGTATGTCGTGGTGGTGATCAAGGCTTGTTTATTACCAAAAATGCCTTTGAAAAAATTGGAGGCTTCAATGAAGATTATATTGTTTTTGAAGATCATGAAATTGTAAAGCAACTTAAAAAACATCGCTTTACATTTAAAGTGATGCCTGATTACATGATTACATCTTCACGCTTATTTAGACAATATGGTATTTTTAGATTACAGGTTATTTTTGCCAAGTTATATATCAAACGTTACATTTTAAAACAGCCGCCCAATCAACTATACAAAAGTTACCAAAAAGCCATCCAAAAAAACTGGACTAAAAATTAA